Within the Flavobacterium sp. 9R genome, the region TTTCTGCTTCTACTCGAATGCCAACAATCATTGAACTTCTTCCAACATAATTCACAGAAGCTTTCATAGTAACCAATTCACCCACTTCAATAGGTTGTAAAAAGTTTACAGTATCAACAGAAGCGGTTACGCAATAGTTTCCAGAAAACTTAGAAGCACTTGCAAAGGCAATTTGGTCGAGTAAGGATAAGATATAACCGCCATGAATTTTACCACTAAAATTAGTGTGTGACGGCAGCATTAGTTCAGAAATGGTAACATGCGATGCGGAAACAGGCTTGAATATGTTGGTCATAATTTATCTGTTATTAAACGGGGAGGCTTCTTTTTGAACGGAGGTTATAAAAAAACGAGTTTCGCCCCACCACATAAATGTTCGTTTTTTTTCTTCATAAGTTAAGCGAACATAATGACCTTGTAGAATTTTCAAACTATCGATAACTGCTTTGTCTTTGTCTAAAACTGAAAAGCGAAAAATTTGTGCTCCCGAAATTCCTTGGCTCAATTCGCCTTCCCAAGTTTTGATGAGGACACCTTTATGGCTCAAACGGATTAACTCCCCAGAGCGAACGCCATCACTAACAGGAATATAATAAATAAACGCCATATAAATAGAAACGATTAGTACTCCAGCGAGTAGCAATAAAGCAGCAATTTTTTTCATTTGTTTTAGTTTATAAGGTTGTTTGTATCATTTTCAGCTCTTTTTAGAACATTTTCAGGTAATGATTTTTTGGCTTTAGCGCCCATCTTTTTTAATTTTTCTACACTAACAATCAGGTTCCCTTTGCCATCCACTAGCTTACTCATAGCGGCTCCGTATTCTGTTTTACTTTCGTCAATTTTCTTTCCTATTTTAATCAAATCGGCCACAAAACCTTCAAATTTATCATAAAGCGCACCAGCTTGTCGTGCAATTTCAAAGGCATTTTCTTGTTGTTTTTGGTTGGTCCACATACTGTCAATAGTGCGTAAAGTAGCCAATAGGGTAGAAGGCGTCACGATTACGATATTTTTCTCAAAGGCTTTGTTGTACAAGGTAGTGTCGTCATTTAATGCTAAAGCAAAAGCAGGTTCCATAGGAATGAAAAGCAAAACAAAATCAGGACTTTCTATTTGGTACAAATCATGATAATTTTTATCACCCAGTTGCTCTACGTGGCGCTTTATAGATTGAATGTGTTCTTTTAAAAATCCAGCTTTTAAATTATCGTCTTCTTCATTAATGTATTTTTCGTAGGCAGTCAAAGACACTTTAGAGTCGACAATCATTTTTTTGCCATCGGGTAAATTGATAACGACATCAGGAAATACTCTGCTTCCTTCGGCATTGGTATGCGATTGTTGTACAAAATATTCTCGGTCTTTTTCCAATCCCGATTTTTCTAAAACCCTTTCCAAAATAAGTTCACCCCAATTTCCTTGCATTTTACTATCTCCTTTTAATGCTTTGGTAAGGTTTAAGGTTTCTTTACTCATTTGAAGATTCATTTGTTGCAAACCAACAATTTGCTGACGCAATGCTGCATGATAGTCAATGCTTTCTTTGTGGGTATCTTCAACTTTTTTCTCGAATAACTGAATTTTATCTTGAAGGGGACTCAAGATATTCTTCATATTTTCCTTGTTCTGTTCCGTGAATTTATTCGATTTTTCGTCAAGAATTTTATTGGCTAAGTTTTCGAATTCTTTCGTGAATTTTTCCTGAAGTTGTTCTACTTCATTTTTTTGTTCTTTATGTCGTTCTAGTAAATTATCAAAATCTACTTCTTTTTTAGAAAGCTGAATGGCCAAACTATCTTTTTCATTTCGGATGGCTTCTTTTTCTTGAAGGCTACTTTGCAATTGTTTTTCGAAAGTAGTTTTATCGATTGTAGCTTGTTCTTTTTGTTGTTGTAGCAAATGTTGGGAAGCATTGATTTTCTCTTCCAAGCTTATTTTTTGCGACTCAAAACGAGCTGAAAACAACAGTTTTCCAATAAAAAGACCAAGGGCAAGCGCAACGATAAAAACCAATAAAAAAGAAAATAATTCAGACATGGAGGATAGTTTTTTTGAAAAGTAAAAGTAAGAATTTAATATTTAGTTTCAAGTTGACTTATAACGATAAAAAAATCCTTTCAAAGAAGACTTAAGGTTTTTACCTACTTCGCCTAGGCGGATTACCTTGATAAGATTAAGATTATAAGTTTTATTGAGCTATAATATAGTGAAAAATTACTTTGGTTGGAGTAAGGAAAACCGTAATGTGGTTAATTAATTTGTCTATAGCTTTAATAATTGTAAAAAAAATAAAGACTAATAATGGCAAAATAGTGTAAGTAAATTTAGAAACTACCTACATAGGGTGGAGGTTTTTTGTAGACATTCAAAATAATTTTCTAGGAATTGAGTCTAGAATATCTTCAATGGACTTGTGATTTTGTATGAAAAAAAGCGAAAATAGTCTCCAGTATATGCATTGTTGTTTTGATGAAATTGCTTCAAGTCCAGTGTTATTGCCATTATGTAGATAAAATATTTAAAGTTCATTGACATAAGTTTTTCAAACACTGAAACAGTTCTAACCATCACTGAAAATCTTTCGATTTTTAATAAGGGTATTTAGTAGTGGTTTACAAATACTTTGATAATGTTTTTATCAAGGTGTTTGTGGTTATAATTGATTTAAAGATAAGATAACCTACTAGTTATTACTTATCACTTTTTACTCCCAAAAATAGTAGCGCGCAAATAAGCTAAATCAGTAGACAATTATAATAGTAATTATCAAAAGTTATATAGTTCAAAGTCACAGCAGTTAGTGATAACAGTAATTATAAACTCTTCGGCTTAATGTACACATAAAATGTCAAACGCATCAAAATATAGGAGTACTTGAGATTATAAAAAAAATGAAATCATGAAAAAACTATTATTAATTGTGCTAATATCATTTAGTGCGAGTTCTCAAACAAACTTTAATTTTTATTACGGCTCTAATAAGTCTTTAGGCGCTGAGATTTTAATTGACAAGTCATTTGGTTTTGGATTTGCTGGGACGGCAGAAGAGACAAAAGCTTTAGGCGAATTCTCAACGGGATCTATAAATGACTACGACCTTAAGAACGAAGTATCAACTACTACGCAGAAATGGTTCACTTTGTATGGAGTGGCTATCATTGGTTATATTGGGTTATTTCAAATTAGTTTCGATACTGGTTTAGCTATGTACGGTAGGCACGCTAATTTTCTTGACCCTAACAGAAACGAATACTACCACAAGAAGGACAAGCTATTGTTTAAGCCAATGGTAGGTATTAATGCAACTTACTCTTTTACAAAAGACATTGGCGCACAAATTGGTTGTGATACGTTCAATTACCTTAATATTGGTTTTGTTGTTTATTTTTAAGTTATTATAAGGTGGATTTTTGATTTTACCAGATTTAAGTAAAGTAGATACTTTATTACTTGATGTTAAGTTGTCGATAATAAATTTTAGGAAAAAAAATGCTCTTTTTTAGCACTTGTCAAGGCTAAAGAGGAGCATTTTTTTTATCAATGCACACACCTTTTTTTGACTATACTAAGTGCTATTGTTCTGAGGGGTAAAAAATAATTTCCCTAAGTTTTATTTATTTTTTGTTTTTCAACGCAACCTTTCGTTCCAAGCCTCCTCTATGAAAGAAACAAACAAAATACATTTACAATGAAAAAAATAGTTCTTTTTATCGCGATAGCAATAGGGCTTACCTCTTGTTCCTTAAACTCTGAATCGGATTCAATTTCTTGCGGTGATGCTAAAAATGTAGCTTTCAAGAGTTTTACTACTTGTAACACGTTGATTACAGAAACGGTAGAATCAAAAGCCATTATAATCAATTCTC harbors:
- a CDS encoding acyl-CoA thioesterase; translated protein: MTNIFKPVSASHVTISELMLPSHTNFSGKIHGGYILSLLDQIAFASASKFSGNYCVTASVDTVNFLQPIEVGELVTMKASVNYVGRSSMIVGIRVEAENIQTGAIKHCNSSYFTMVAKDASGKSVAVPGLQLKTLNDVRRFSNCLKQIELKKEHEEHEEEFDYCSAENLANITKYNIQLQLQ
- a CDS encoding 6-phosphogluconate dehydrogenase — translated: MKKIAALLLLAGVLIVSIYMAFIYYIPVSDGVRSGELIRLSHKGVLIKTWEGELSQGISGAQIFRFSVLDKDKAVIDSLKILQGHYVRLTYEEKKRTFMWWGETRFFITSVQKEASPFNNR
- the rmuC gene encoding DNA recombination protein RmuC; this encodes MSELFSFLLVFIVALALGLFIGKLLFSARFESQKISLEEKINASQHLLQQQKEQATIDKTTFEKQLQSSLQEKEAIRNEKDSLAIQLSKKEVDFDNLLERHKEQKNEVEQLQEKFTKEFENLANKILDEKSNKFTEQNKENMKNILSPLQDKIQLFEKKVEDTHKESIDYHAALRQQIVGLQQMNLQMSKETLNLTKALKGDSKMQGNWGELILERVLEKSGLEKDREYFVQQSHTNAEGSRVFPDVVINLPDGKKMIVDSKVSLTAYEKYINEEDDNLKAGFLKEHIQSIKRHVEQLGDKNYHDLYQIESPDFVLLFIPMEPAFALALNDDTTLYNKAFEKNIVIVTPSTLLATLRTIDSMWTNQKQQENAFEIARQAGALYDKFEGFVADLIKIGKKIDESKTEYGAAMSKLVDGKGNLIVSVEKLKKMGAKAKKSLPENVLKRAENDTNNLIN